GACGACGAAAAGATTCTTCGTATTCTCGGTGAGCTTGATCAAAATTTGTTCTTGGACATAATTTGTATCCTGATATTCATCTACAATGACGTACTTGGTCTTAGTCTTCACATCCTCCATGAGAGTAGGATCGCATAGGAGGTTGTAGATGATCTTCTGAAGATGTGCGAAATCGAGGCGGTTGTCTCGGAAAAGCGCTTTTTGATAGGTGAGGTATGACTCACCGATACTTTGTAGGAAAGGGTTGGATGATGTAAGCAATGTCTCAGGATTGATCAATTCTTCAGAGATCTTATTAAAGTAGCGACGAAGCTCCCCGATGGTGGTCTAGCGACTCTTCCAGCAACCAAAATAAAGATCATTTAGGTTTTGTCCAACAATCTCGTCAAAATGTTCAGACAAAAAGAGAAGCTGTGTGAGTTCATCGAGTACTTCATAGTTGTGGCCAATTGGAGTCCGATGCCGATACCGTTGTAACAAATGGTTACACAAACCATGAATGGTAGAAACTGTCAGTTCTGAGAGGTCTTCATTATATCCTATCTTCTTAGCAGCGGCCGCTATCCTATCCCGCATCTCGAAGGCAGCCTTTTCAGTAAATGTGCAGAGGATCACTTCACTAGGGGTGGCCTGTTCGAGAACAAGGAGATTTAAAGTCTGGAGGATGATGCTGAATGTCTTTCCAGAGCCCGGACCCGCTACCACAAGCAGAGGACCAGTCATATGCCCAATGACTGACCGTTGTGCATCATTCAGACATGGAAAACAATTAAGAATAGTTGGGTGGATCGTCATAAAAGCCCTGTCTTTTAAAACTAGTGGCATCTACCGAAATGATCAGATGGTCAATAACCTTGATATTCAAAGCCTTTGTGGTACAGATTTTAGCGACGAGGCCATTCTCCTTTGACTTGTACTTCACTACAAAATCCTTGAACAATTATTCTAGAATTAGGATGGTTGAATTTTTTTGCGAGTCTCTTAATTCGTTTATCCTCAAGATGTGCATATAAGTATTGCTCTGAATTCGCTGCCAATACTTTATTTACAGACCAGGCATCCTCATTGAAAACTTCCAAAATATCTGGAACCTGATCATACCACGTCATTAAAAGGGCTCGATACGAAGAAAGAGGAAAAATGATTTCTATATTTTCATTTAAAAAACCTCTATTATTTGCTCTAGTGAATTTTGGATCCAATATTTTTATTACTGGGTTGTCAGAGGTAATAAAAAACCCGTGAATAGCATTGACAACCGACCATTTCATGCAGTCAAAGATCTTGGCTATCTCAATTAAATTCGTAAAGACCGGCAACAGCATATTTTTTTTTGGAACATGAATAGTAAGCCATGATGGGTTTTCGAGTAATTTGTATAGGTATTCGCGATCCTCTTTATTGAATTTATCTCCAGTCTTTTCTTCTATTCTGTTAATTAGTGTATCAAACGCTTCAGGAATTGTTCTGTAAGTATCGATCAATATCTGCGCTAATATTCTATGGATTTCGGCGACAAAACAACGCATACTTTGTGTTCGCAAGACCATCAATGCTAGAAACAAACTAAAATCGAAGCGTTCTTGAGTGCCTTCAGTCGGTAAAACCCCACGGAGTAGATTCTCATAGATGGGAGCGGCATCGCTTTCAACTCTCGAAAAGAACTTTTCAATATCATTGAGCCTTTTACCATCTTTATTTTTAATAGAATAGTAATCTTTCACACATGCTGTGTTTTCCGGTAGAGAAGACCACACGTCTCCTGATTTTGAATCATAGGTCCAAATATGACCTTGAGGTTTTTTACCTACAAAGTGCTTGAGGTAAAAGACTGGCACGAAATGATGATATTTTGGTTCTGACATGAAAATTCTTTTAATATTTATCAAACTTTAAATAATTATCTCTTTAGATCAATTTGATAAATAGGAAAAGTTTTGATAAGGTTTTTTCTCGATTAACTTAACTTTTGAAATTTTTAGATATAAGGTTTTGCGGTGGAGGATATTGTCTTTTTTTTTCCTGCTTACATGACCTAGATATGCAGATGCAAGAAATGCAAAAGAAGTTTGAGTTTTTGAAGCAAGGCTTTGACTTTAAAAGAATCTTTGAAGAATTTTTTACATGTCTTTTCTTAACAGATTTAATTGCTTAATATTTCGTTCATATTAACTGAACTTCAAAACTTTGAGATATAAATGTTGAAGCAGAACTTCATAACATTTTTGTTCTGTCTACAGGGCCCACTTTATGGATGATCGAACAGCGGAAGCAGATCGAGTTTTTGAAGCAACGGGTTGAGCGCTGTAGGGATCCGGGATAAAAGCCAAGTTACAGGCTTTCCCTTGGTATAGAGTTGGACCAAGCGGATTGATTGCAAGCGGCGGAGCACTTTGGGAACTTCTTCGGTAAAACCCTTCTCTACCCATTCTGCTCCCAGCCGTGCACTAATCCAAAAGGCCAAGAAACAGAGTCTTATGTGGTTACGAACCCGGTCCGGCCGCCAGTGATAGACCGGACGGATTTTCAAAGTGTCCTCTTTGCTTCTTCCCGCAAGGCAAACTGGGATGAGGGAAAAACGTAGATCATCGCCTTCAAAAGTTTCCGTTTTCGTTCCGATTTGACTCCGCCAAGAGCTTGATCCAAACCGAATCGTTGCCAAGCTTGCTCGAGGACTGCCAAGCCCCCGTAATCCAAAGCATCCGGGGCTTCCCACTCCTCCAAGGGAACAAGCTTCTTCCCCTACAAGATTGCCCTGACCGCATCCCGGACTTCTTCGGGCATCCGAGTTAGATTGGCTAAAATCCTCGTCTTGACCTGTTTGCCCACTCGGTAGGACTCCCGGACGAGATAGGACCGATAGATCTTGCCTTTCTGGTAGGTACGAACCTCCTGCAAGTACATGCCTACAGTATGTCAAAAGACAATAAAATAATCAATAAAAAATAATTCACATTTATTCACATATTACGACCTACATTGTTGGCCCTAAGTGCTTTGTCTGCCTAAATTCTGCTCAAAATTATAAGGAAGATCGGCTAATTCTCCTCGGCTTGTGAAACCTATTCTGGTAGGTTGGCTTGTCCACGAATGGGCTACTGACCAGAAACGGACACCAGCCGAAAAAAGCTTAGCAAATCGCTTTTTCGGCCTTGTTTAAAATCTGAATAGCCTGAGAATCAGAGGACTGTAAAGATGCGGTGGAATGTTTCTTTAATCTTCTAAAACAGTTGTAGTAAATAGATTGGTACATGGATTATTCCAGCAGAATCACAGTAAATGTTTCATGTTCGATTGCAAATGTTGCTAGTCGTGTTAAAAAATATTGCCAAGTTTTCATGCATTAACTTCCTTTTTAAATTAAATTCTATTTCTTTTTTTAGTATTAAAAAAAATCTAAAAATCTAAAAAACATTGTTGGTCTTGTGCTATTCATATACGAGAGCTCAATTAACATTTAAATAAAATCGGGCTGTATTCCTAGCAAGATAATGAATATTTTTAGCTTTATCCATATATATCACCATTACAAAGTTTATAAGTACTGGGTATGGCTCTATGTGTATCATTCGGTAAAATAATCAGAGTCAATTTTTTTAATCTCGTATGCAGAAACAGGCAATACTCCTACATTGTAATCAATCATCAAATGGGCAAGTTTTTCGCCATCAATAAGAATAATTTTTAGATCGATATGCGAAGCGTACTCTTCTGCTTCTTTCGAAAAGGAAGATGTCGTAATAAATATCCCCTTTTTTGCTCTCTGTCCATGCAAAGCTCCAGCAAACTTTTGAATTTCGGGTCTACCTACCATACCATTCCATCGTTTTGCCTGTATGTAGATAACATCAAGCCCAAGCTTGTCTTCCTTAATTATTCCATCGATGCCCTCATCACCGCTGCGTCCCAATGCACTGCCTGCGTCTTGCCGCGAGCCACCATATCCCATTTTCACGAGCAAATCGATAACAAGTCGTTCAAAAAAAACTGGTGAACATGATTTGACGGTCTGGAGTAGCTCATCTGCAAGATTTTGTCTAACTTTCTGGTAAGCAGCCTCAAGAGCTTCTGTGGGGGTTTCTGATATAGGCTCGCTGGATTGATCTTTAGCAGGCTTCCGATGCGAGCGAAATTCAACGAATTCCGGATACTGACTTAAAAAGGATATGTCTATTTTAGGAGGATTTTTCTCAAGAGCATCGAGTCCTCTCTGCGTAATGCGAAAGTAGCCGCGGCGAGGAGAATCAAGAAGGCCAGCTTTGGTCATATATGTGCGAGCCCAACTAACGCGATTATCGAATATCGGTTGAGTTCCACTTGGAAGCAGCTGTTTCTTTTCGGCTTCGGTTAGTCCAAATTCCGACGACAACATTTCAATCGCTTCTCGAATTGTATGTTCTTGACGATCACCAGCAAAACGCAGCAAAGGAAGAAATACCGAAAGAAAATCTGGGATAGGCATAATCGTTGTTAGGCACTCAGCCCTTGATAGTAGAATTGAAAAAGGATTTGGTATTCGTGATTGCGAAAGCTTACATAAAGTAAAGCTAGATGGAAAGTGCTTACCAAACCAAATATGACTTGTAAATCGATGGACTTAGGGGAATCGATCAGATAAAAACTCTCGCTTTTCAACCGAATCATCATGTCAATCAAAGTTTATAATTGCAATACGCATACAATATATCAAATCCAATTTTATAAGACAGTTTATTTCATAAAATAAAAACAAAAATGTTTATTCAAACTCTGATAAGGAGCTTGTTAGCAACTCCTTCCAAAAGTCTTAAACCCATCTTAGCATAAAAGAAAACTCTCATTGATACCAAAATTATATCGCTTGTATATGCTTCCTCTTTTACTATTCTGAGCAGGCAGCACTCTTTTACAATGCACACCTAAAAGATAAGGAGTAATAGGAGCTTTCCAAAACGCAGGCAATTCTTTTACTGGACGGGTAACAGGTGGATTTTTCGGTGGAATTGATTTGTGGGGTGGACTCTTGGGTTTGCGTTTTTCCACTTTGGAACGCTGAGGGGTTGAAGGAAAAGGACTCATAGCCGGAAGGGATGGATCAAGACGATGGGCTTCTTCATCGATCTTTTTTGCTTGTCGTTCGTCTCCTTCTTCCCGATAGACAAGAGCATTATTGAGCAGGAAAACCGCCAAGAGCCGTTTATGCTGCTCAATGACTTTGCCTGCTCCGCGTCCTGCCTGAATATATGCCAATCCGGTATTAAAGACAGCGTCAGTTTGTGCTTGGCTCAACAAAGCCTTCTGAATGCTGATAGCACGGGAAAGCATCTTATGCGCCTCGGCAAACTTCTTTTCTAAAGAGAGAACAACACCAAGATTGTTGTACGAAACCGCAATACGGAAAGAGAAACCAAGCATCGATGCGTTACGTTGAAAGTTTCTAGTCGGTTCCACATCACTTGCCGCTTGTAGAGAAGTAGCTAGTCTTAATTCCTGGTGGGCAACTCGTTCTGCTTCTGGAATCCGGTGAGCAGTAATGTATTCCGCAACTCTCTTTCCTTCTCCGGAAGGGCCAAAGACAATCTGAGGTACGGAAAGAAAAAAAGCTTCAGGATGTTTGGGCTGCCGCGCAATCAAAGAAAAAATAGTTCCCATGAGGAGTAAAAGTCCCAAGCCAAGGGAGAGGAGAAATTTCCTCGATGAATCCAATCCGAAAATTGACGAGCAAATACGTCGCGTTGTGGATGATAACATGTTGTTTGCCAGAATCGAATCGGGTGGGTGCTCTTCTTTGTAACCTTACCACAAATGTTATCCATCCCGCAAATTGCCATTTAGCCATGCGCAATGCCAATAGGTAACTCCGAATTTTATCAAGTCTTCGAACTTTTTGATCTGCAGAAGACCATATAGCTTCAGTTCAAGGATACTCCCATGCTGTTATTTCCTGTAAAACTAACTGTCCCTTTCCTTTCCATTCGTTTTTTCTATGGGAGTCCCTCCCCATTCTTATCCACGTGGCAAGCATAGACAATAAGTTGATTTTCTGTCAAAGGATCATTGCCTTTGAAAATCTTTTCATCAGTTCCATATCGACCCCTACGAGAGCTTGAGTTAAACCTAATTGTCGCCAAGCATTCTCTAGCACTTCCAACCTTCGTAACCTAAAACCACTTATCGTTCGAGCCATCCTACAGAGACAAAGGATATTTTATAAAGCCGCTTCCAAGGTTTCTGGCTCCTTATTCGGGATTTGGATAATGTTGCCAGATAGACCCTCTCACCGAAAGGATGGACTATTTCTCTGGAAGATACATTTTAGAGTTTTTGAAATTCTACTTGTCCTTTGCTAGTAGATGATTGTCCACACAATTAACATCACCATATCCATTCAAAAATCAAAAGGCTAACTCATTTTAAATGTATATATATTAACCTATTTCTACCCTATACATTAGTGATATAGTGTTACGACAAGTAACTGTCACACATGTCGTTACACATTTGTAACAGAGACACGAAATTCTCTTAGGATCCTAAAACTAGATCGCCACTTATTTTTCACGCAATTGTTACAACGCAATCTTCACACCTTTTGGTAAATTGCCCGCAGCTCATTGTGAAGAGCAAAGTGCGTGGATAGGTAGGGAGAATAAGCACTAATCGATGTTGTTCGCTATCCCCACTCGTAATGAGACAGCATAAAAAGCGAACTTATACCAACCAGTTCTATGAAATATGCAAGGAGTCCTATGGAATACACAAAACCAATCTTTTCGTTGAGTTTACAAAAGAATAGGCGAGATCCAATTATCAGATGGATCTTCTTATCGATTCTTTTCATCAACATTGTTCCTGCCGTTCAAGCGGGAGATTCCACGTTGGGTCCTGCTTCCATGTTAACAGGAGAAGAAAACACTTCTTCGCTCCAGAGCATGTCAGGAGACCCTGCAAGTTGGGATCAGCCTCCGCAGGGAACGGAAAGCACAGGAAATGGTCCTCAAGATGTTTTCGGGGGAAGCACGTCTTACCAACCACTTTCAAACCTGCTCCGGAATCATCCACTTCTGGCTGATGCTTCCTCTTCTTCAACGGCAAACTCATCCACGACCTCTTCTTCTTCCAGCCCTTCTTTAAGTTCGTCTGAATCGGGTAGAGTCACAATGCCTGAAACAATTGTATCGACCAGTAACGAATCGGTTTTGCCAGGCGATTATGATATTAACTCTGTATATGGAATACCGCTTAACGTCGTTGACACCCCGCGAAGCGTCCAGATCGTTACTCAAAAGGAAATTCAAGCTTCGGCGTTCATATCGCAAAATGTGATGTCTCTTATGTACATGGCTCCTGGCCTTTACATGGGTACCACCTTTGGCGAATTTTCGGTTCCAAATATCCGAGGCATGCCAGCTAATAAATACATCAACGGAATGCTTTCTTTCCTTCCAGGAACTGGCTACGAAGGCGGACCAATGAACATGAACGATTTTGACCAGATCAACATCGTTCAAGGACCAACCATGCCAAGTTTACTTTCCATTCGTGCAGCAGGTGGTTATCTTGACATCCAAACCAAACGACCTTACTGGGACGGTTTCCATGGCTACGCAACTGTCATGGAAGGAATGTACGATCAGAATCTCTGGCAAGCTGATGTCGGTGGTCCCATTAACGACAAGCTTGCCTTCCGTTTCAGCTACCTAGGCAATTATTCTGGAAACTATTACTACAATGATTACCTGCACAACCAAGCCTTTTATCTCGCACTCTCCTACAAGCCCTATGACAACTACGAATTATTCTTTAACAATTCTTTTTATACGGAAGGTTACAATGAAATAGGAGGTATCAACCGACCAACCCAACTATTAATTTCCGATCATGAATACCTTTCTGCATTTATACCGAACACCTTTGTAGGTCCACCAGTTTTCGTCAACGGCCATAAAGTAAACTACAATATAGGACCTGAATTGTACAATTACGGGGTTTCCGTCATGCCTAAGTACTACAACACGATTCATTTCGTGCCCTTATCGGCAATCGGTGGGTACCGCGCCAACCTCTTGAATCCTGGATCTGGCGGTTACGTCGAAAGTGAACGAGCACAGGTTATCCAAAGGGTTAATGTCAATGAGGGTTTCCAAATTGTCAATAATAGTAACTTTGAATATTTTTCATACAACTACCAGAACTTCACTCCTTATAACATCTACACTCCAGGCTCTTTTGTGGGACAGAACAATACTTCTTTTATTTTTAACTTCGAAACTCCAATCGGCGAAGGAAGCAAAGCGGAGGAAACAGAAACAAAAAGTTTACAGGATTCAAAGAATGCTCCCCTGAAAGAAGAGCCATTCCCAATTCACCACACCGTCAACGTTGGATTCGAGTTCGATTATGCCAACATGATCGTCTACGAGGGAGACTTCGAACAGACATTCAATCCGTGGAACATGGGTCCGCTTTATGATGCGGTCTATCCTTCCTATTTTCAATATAACTTACCTGGTACACCTTGGTTCAGTAAGTATCTTTATCAAGATGTGCCTATTCCTGGCCGTCCTGGCCAAGTATTCAATCCAGGTAACTTCAGCTCGACTGATTCTGAAACTTGGTATCTGCGTCCCTACTGGCAACACCAGATCGATTTCGGTAAACACTTCTCAATCTTTATGGGCGCAAGCGTCCTAGGCCTCATGGGTACTGCAAAGAACCCACCCGGAACCCCTGCCACTTATTACGACTTTGGGGAAGCTCTTCATCCTTTTGGAAACTACTTTTCTACTGTCATTCCAAACTTCGACTTCAGCCCACGTTGGAAACCAAACGAATGGACAACAGTTTACTTCGATTTTCAACAGGCTTACTTAGCTGAAACAGGGGCCTTTTACGGATTATCTCCCTTAACAAGCAACTATGATCTTCACTTGCATCAACGTCTTTACAGTGGAGGAATAAATTTTAGCCTGCTCAACGGCAAACTCAACATATTGACAGCAGCCTTTGATCAAGAGTTTCAGGAATTAGAATCTTTTAAGAAAGTGCTTCTTGTCCCTGTTCCGATCGACGTAGTAGGAGGCACTATGCAGGTCTCCTATCAACCCGATCGTCATCTCTGGCTCGTTGCTAATGCATCATATATCATTGGTACCTTTAATTATGGACCTCCACTCAAAACGGGGCCTAGCATGGACCAGCCCTATTCGAGCATCCTCGTTGCCCAGAATCCGGCGAAATATCCTTTTGATCTGTTCGGCTATTTTCCCCAGGGAACGTATCCCTACGTGGGTTGGCCAAACTTCCAGACTTCATTCATGGCAACCTATACATTCGATTTCGGTTTGGGGCTTTTCGCCTCGTTCAACGCAACCAGTCCACAGTATATCGCTTACGATTATATCACGCGTATTCCATGGCAGTATACGCTCAATTTAGGTCTTAGCTATACGAGTCCTGACAAACATTGGGTGGCAAGACTTTGGATCTGGAACGTAACCGATCAACACAACTGGATGACAAGTGGTAGTGGCTTTGCAACTTCTTTCAACAACTATGACGAGATCATGGTTTCGTGGCCATTCTGGATCCAAGGTCAGGTCGTTTACCAATTCTGAAAAAGGAATTTCTATGACGAGAATAAGACGCGGGTTGCTTTTTACTTCACTGGTTCTTATAAATTGGTTTCTATCTCCTTTTAGTCAATCATCGGTACATGCGACATCTAAGCAAGTAGCGCCAAAAGCGACAAAAGGGAGTACAATAATAGCTCCTCAGATTATTCTAGGTGCTAACGGCGAAGGAAAGAAAGCTCAAGAACTGCTCTTGGCTGGTCAAATCCCTGAAGCGCGTATCCAAGCTGAAAAAGATCTCCACGCTTCAATTGCACACTTGGGCTTTAGTTCCTTTGGGTTAATAGTCCCATATAATAATTTAGGCGTTGTGTATACTTTCGAAGGTAAATATGCTGATGCTCACAAAATGTTTTCTCGGGCAATCGGACTTGGGAAAGCTGCCCTGAGTCAAAGTCAG
The DNA window shown above is from Methylacidiphilum caldifontis and carries:
- a CDS encoding DUF4238 domain-containing protein; the protein is MSEPKYHHFVPVFYLKHFVGKKPQGHIWTYDSKSGDVWSSLPENTACVKDYYSIKNKDGKRLNDIEKFFSRVESDAAPIYENLLRGVLPTEGTQERFDFSLFLALMVLRTQSMRCFVAEIHRILAQILIDTYRTIPEAFDTLINRIEEKTGDKFNKEDREYLYKLLENPSWLTIHVPKKNMLLPVFTNLIEIAKIFDCMKWSVVNAIHGFFITSDNPVIKILDPKFTRANNRGFLNENIEIIFPLSSYRALLMTWYDQVPDILEVFNEDAWSVNKVLAANSEQYLYAHLEDKRIKRLAKKFNHPNSRIIVQGFCSEVQVKGEWPRR
- a CDS encoding restriction endonuclease, which codes for MPIPDFLSVFLPLLRFAGDRQEHTIREAIEMLSSEFGLTEAEKKQLLPSGTQPIFDNRVSWARTYMTKAGLLDSPRRGYFRITQRGLDALEKNPPKIDISFLSQYPEFVEFRSHRKPAKDQSSEPISETPTEALEAAYQKVRQNLADELLQTVKSCSPVFFERLVIDLLVKMGYGGSRQDAGSALGRSGDEGIDGIIKEDKLGLDVIYIQAKRWNGMVGRPEIQKFAGALHGQRAKKGIFITTSSFSKEAEEYASHIDLKIILIDGEKLAHLMIDYNVGVLPVSAYEIKKIDSDYFTE
- a CDS encoding tetratricopeptide repeat protein, with product MIARQPKHPEAFFLSVPQIVFGPSGEGKRVAEYITAHRIPEAERVAHQELRLATSLQAASDVEPTRNFQRNASMLGFSFRIAVSYNNLGVVLSLEKKFAEAHKMLSRAISIQKALLSQAQTDAVFNTGLAYIQAGRGAGKVIEQHKRLLAVFLLNNALVYREEGDERQAKKIDEEAHRLDPSLPAMSPFPSTPQRSKVEKRKPKSPPHKSIPPKNPPVTRPVKELPAFWKAPITPYLLGVHCKRVLPAQNSKRGSIYKRYNFGINESFLLC
- a CDS encoding TonB-dependent receptor plug domain-containing protein, with the translated sequence MEYTKPIFSLSLQKNRRDPIIRWIFLSILFINIVPAVQAGDSTLGPASMLTGEENTSSLQSMSGDPASWDQPPQGTESTGNGPQDVFGGSTSYQPLSNLLRNHPLLADASSSSTANSSTTSSSSSPSLSSSESGRVTMPETIVSTSNESVLPGDYDINSVYGIPLNVVDTPRSVQIVTQKEIQASAFISQNVMSLMYMAPGLYMGTTFGEFSVPNIRGMPANKYINGMLSFLPGTGYEGGPMNMNDFDQINIVQGPTMPSLLSIRAAGGYLDIQTKRPYWDGFHGYATVMEGMYDQNLWQADVGGPINDKLAFRFSYLGNYSGNYYYNDYLHNQAFYLALSYKPYDNYELFFNNSFYTEGYNEIGGINRPTQLLISDHEYLSAFIPNTFVGPPVFVNGHKVNYNIGPELYNYGVSVMPKYYNTIHFVPLSAIGGYRANLLNPGSGGYVESERAQVIQRVNVNEGFQIVNNSNFEYFSYNYQNFTPYNIYTPGSFVGQNNTSFIFNFETPIGEGSKAEETETKSLQDSKNAPLKEEPFPIHHTVNVGFEFDYANMIVYEGDFEQTFNPWNMGPLYDAVYPSYFQYNLPGTPWFSKYLYQDVPIPGRPGQVFNPGNFSSTDSETWYLRPYWQHQIDFGKHFSIFMGASVLGLMGTAKNPPGTPATYYDFGEALHPFGNYFSTVIPNFDFSPRWKPNEWTTVYFDFQQAYLAETGAFYGLSPLTSNYDLHLHQRLYSGGINFSLLNGKLNILTAAFDQEFQELESFKKVLLVPVPIDVVGGTMQVSYQPDRHLWLVANASYIIGTFNYGPPLKTGPSMDQPYSSILVAQNPAKYPFDLFGYFPQGTYPYVGWPNFQTSFMATYTFDFGLGLFASFNATSPQYIAYDYITRIPWQYTLNLGLSYTSPDKHWVARLWIWNVTDQHNWMTSGSGFATSFNNYDEIMVSWPFWIQGQVVYQF